From Candidatus Stygibacter australis, the proteins below share one genomic window:
- a CDS encoding T9SS type A sorting domain-containing protein, giving the protein MKKYILILLIFTYLFLIANPPDWEPITGTEFSMILFARIAYNDTFFTSNEENIVAAFGPGGDSDCRCIAGWQDYDPYGFWYFNIVGNINGEMITFKFYDSVTDNIYECLQTYEFQDNANIGSPTEPALLSIDASLITGNISLSTTSPPAGNILDVIITNGTYTAHPNIYGNYQLSADPGTYNVTASLNDYNPVTITDVEVLEGQQTINIDFNLIDWVTITGTQYNMVFMCQVFINDEPFEGDINNHLAAFGPAGIEDCRGVAVWQEANPPYWDGYWFFTIVSNTQADSIYFSIFDSSSGNVYECQESILFENDATIGSPDEPFEINVDLHVIQHINPEPAWNWISFNVHPQDIAIESVFAPLEPFVYQVKNQLQSVIYYESIDTWLGDLSQITDGESYLIYMSNTYNDFSLEGVPIPVDRPIPLTAEWNWIAYFPQSIYDLDIALSSIVPEVIQVKTQAQSANYIDPPGYWVGDLLQMEPGIGYKIDMSSAAQLIYGSRDTNNNPQQPPATDDPPLWELINGTQYSMVYMANIILDGEAFTGDDENLAAAFGNAGDSDCRSIAAWQQPNPPAYDGFWYFTIIGNTEGEDIQFQIYDSLSDQVFTSQQSITFENNNTIGSPFEPAELIFYSSSEDNNELPDINSLCLNIYPNPFNPETTISFYLDDTQKVNLSIYNLKGQRIINLFDSILPQGDHKIGWDGKDNLNKKVSSGIYLIKLSLPEKTITKKTLLLK; this is encoded by the coding sequence ATGAAAAAATATATCCTGATATTACTGATCTTCACATATTTGTTCCTTATTGCAAATCCACCTGACTGGGAACCCATAACCGGTACAGAATTCTCTATGATCCTCTTTGCCAGAATTGCTTATAATGATACTTTTTTCACCAGTAATGAAGAGAATATTGTTGCCGCTTTTGGCCCCGGAGGTGATTCTGATTGCAGATGTATTGCCGGATGGCAGGATTATGATCCTTACGGCTTCTGGTATTTCAATATTGTGGGCAATATAAATGGTGAGATGATCACATTTAAGTTTTATGACAGTGTCACGGATAATATCTATGAATGTCTGCAAACCTATGAATTTCAGGATAATGCCAATATTGGTTCTCCTACTGAACCTGCATTATTAAGTATCGATGCCAGCCTGATCACTGGAAATATCAGCTTGAGTACAACATCTCCTCCAGCAGGGAATATCCTGGATGTGATCATCACTAATGGCACATATACTGCTCATCCTAATATATATGGCAATTATCAGCTTTCTGCTGATCCCGGTACATATAATGTAACTGCATCTCTGAACGATTATAATCCCGTTACGATTACGGACGTCGAAGTTCTCGAAGGTCAGCAGACAATAAATATTGATTTTAATCTTATTGACTGGGTTACAATTACAGGAACTCAATATAATATGGTTTTCATGTGCCAGGTGTTTATAAATGATGAGCCGTTTGAGGGTGATATTAACAATCATCTGGCTGCTTTTGGTCCCGCCGGTATTGAGGATTGTAGAGGAGTAGCTGTCTGGCAGGAGGCAAATCCACCTTACTGGGATGGTTACTGGTTTTTCACGATCGTGAGTAATACCCAGGCTGATAGTATATATTTCAGTATATTTGATAGCAGCAGCGGAAATGTATATGAATGCCAGGAATCAATTTTATTTGAGAATGATGCCACAATAGGCTCACCGGATGAACCTTTTGAGATAAATGTAGATCTGCATGTGATCCAACATATAAACCCGGAGCCAGCCTGGAACTGGATATCATTCAATGTTCACCCCCAGGATATTGCCATTGAAAGCGTTTTTGCTCCTTTGGAACCCTTTGTCTATCAAGTGAAGAATCAGTTGCAATCTGTGATATATTACGAAAGCATTGATACCTGGCTGGGTGATCTTTCTCAGATAACAGATGGTGAATCTTACTTGATCTATATGTCAAATACCTATAATGATTTCAGCCTCGAAGGTGTTCCTATTCCTGTTGACAGGCCTATCCCACTTACGGCTGAATGGAACTGGATCGCCTATTTCCCGCAATCTATTTATGATCTTGATATAGCGCTCAGTAGTATTGTTCCCGAGGTTATCCAGGTGAAAACTCAAGCTCAGTCTGCAAATTACATTGATCCTCCCGGGTATTGGGTTGGTGATCTTCTGCAAATGGAGCCTGGAATAGGATATAAAATCGATATGTCCTCAGCGGCTCAACTTATTTATGGCTCAAGGGATACTAATAATAATCCGCAACAACCACCAGCCACTGATGATCCTCCGCTCTGGGAACTGATCAATGGTACTCAGTATTCAATGGTCTATATGGCAAATATTATCCTGGATGGAGAAGCATTCACAGGTGATGATGAAAATCTGGCAGCAGCTTTTGGTAATGCCGGAGATTCTGATTGCCGCAGTATTGCTGCCTGGCAGCAGCCAAATCCTCCGGCTTATGACGGTTTCTGGTACTTTACTATTATTGGTAATACTGAAGGTGAAGATATCCAATTCCAGATCTATGATTCCTTATCTGATCAGGTATTCACAAGTCAACAATCTATAACTTTTGAAAATAACAACACAATTGGTTCACCCTTTGAGCCAGCAGAATTGATCTTCTATTCTTCCTCAGAAGATAATAATGAACTTCCTGACATAAATTCCCTGTGTTTAAATATTTATCCCAATCCTTTCAATCCCGAAACAACTATCAGTTTTTATCTGGATGATACTCAAAAAGTAAATTTATCCATTTATAATTTGAAGGGACAAAGAATAATAAATTTATTTGATAGTATATTACCGCAGGGAGATCATAAAATCGGCTGGGATGGGAAAGATAATCTTAATAAAAAAGTAAGTTCAGGAATCTATCTCATAAAACTCTCTTTACCTGAAAAGACCATAACAAAGAAAACCCTGTTACTAAAATAA
- a CDS encoding arsenate reductase ArsC: MKKRILFVCIHNSARSQMAEAFCNELGGDRYTAESSGLEPGKLNPNVVKVMQEIGIDISSNECNSVFEYFKEGRSYSYLITVCDKTAAERCPIFPGLVIDGRIHWSFKDPSSLKGTEEEVLEETRKVRDEIKHQIIGFLDDI; encoded by the coding sequence ATGAAAAAGAGAATTCTTTTTGTATGCATACATAATTCTGCCCGGAGTCAAATGGCAGAAGCTTTTTGCAACGAATTGGGTGGCGATAGATATACAGCCGAAAGTTCCGGGTTGGAACCTGGTAAGCTTAATCCTAACGTCGTTAAGGTGATGCAGGAGATCGGGATAGATATTTCAAGTAATGAGTGTAACAGTGTATTTGAATATTTTAAAGAAGGCAGATCATATTCATATCTGATCACAGTATGTGATAAAACTGCTGCTGAACGCTGTCCGATATTCCCGGGACTGGTGATAGATGGCAGGATACATTGGAGTTTTAAAGACCCCTCTTCATTAAAGGGCACCGAAGAAGAAGTTCTGGAGGAAACCCGTAAAGTGAGAGATGAGATCAAGCATCAGATAATAGGATTTCTGGACGATATTTGA
- a CDS encoding metallopeptidase TldD-related protein: MKNLLQSAKENFDQVEIFKGKNESTSIQFQSSTLQNIDNKIQSAISMRAIRDNTLGFAYTRNLHSNDELIKNAENSMLGGVNAEYQFPHSPLVESLESYDAGIEDLNADIMADECQSVSDYIKTRTDAESEIYAGKDISSFEVINSNGTDLTHQDSTYYIYFTLVYPGSASGISYCIMDKTFKSLDHDILDRVIAKYEAGKNIVQPEGGEMQVLFAPTTLFALTWRLALGTSSRSYYDKITPIAEKLGIRIFDEKLNLFTDPLDEQYPGCRPFDDEGVVCHRHNIIKNGVFEKRFNDLNYAQKLNERPTGHGIRGSITSLPSPVLHSLRLQPGHTSFDEMVQGMKRGVILESMLGAHSGNLPNGDFSLGVSPGLYVENGKIIGRLKEGMVSGNIYKMLKKIDAVEDTLHATGSNWMPSILVDNVHVAI, encoded by the coding sequence ATGAAAAATTTACTGCAATCAGCGAAAGAAAATTTTGATCAGGTGGAAATTTTCAAAGGCAAAAATGAATCTACATCGATCCAGTTCCAGAGTTCTACCTTGCAAAATATTGATAATAAAATCCAATCAGCAATTAGTATGCGAGCGATCAGAGATAATACCCTTGGATTCGCCTATACCAGAAATCTTCATTCAAATGATGAACTCATCAAGAATGCCGAGAATTCCATGCTGGGTGGAGTAAATGCAGAATATCAATTTCCTCACAGTCCCCTGGTGGAGAGTCTGGAGAGTTATGATGCGGGTATAGAGGATCTTAATGCAGATATAATGGCAGATGAATGTCAGAGTGTGAGTGATTATATCAAGACGAGAACTGATGCTGAATCGGAAATATATGCCGGAAAAGACATCAGCAGTTTTGAAGTGATCAATTCAAATGGTACTGATCTGACTCATCAGGACAGTACTTACTACATATATTTTACTCTTGTGTATCCCGGCAGTGCATCAGGGATCAGCTATTGCATAATGGATAAAACATTTAAGTCTCTTGATCATGATATCCTGGACAGGGTCATCGCTAAATATGAAGCAGGAAAAAATATAGTCCAACCGGAAGGTGGAGAAATGCAGGTATTATTTGCTCCAACCACCTTGTTTGCACTCACCTGGCGTCTTGCCCTGGGTACCAGTTCACGCAGTTACTACGATAAGATCACTCCTATCGCAGAAAAATTGGGTATCAGGATATTTGATGAGAAACTTAACCTTTTTACTGACCCTCTTGATGAGCAATATCCCGGATGTCGTCCCTTTGATGATGAAGGAGTAGTATGTCATCGGCATAATATCATTAAAAATGGGGTGTTTGAGAAAAGATTTAATGATCTTAATTATGCGCAGAAATTAAATGAAAGACCTACAGGACATGGTATCCGTGGTTCAATAACTTCTCTTCCATCTCCCGTATTACACAGTCTAAGATTACAGCCTGGTCATACATCTTTTGATGAGATGGTGCAGGGAATGAAGCGGGGAGTGATCCTGGAAAGTATGCTGGGAGCCCATAGCGGGAACTTGCCTAATGGAGATTTCTCCCTGGGAGTATCTCCGGGTTTATATGTTGAGAACGGCAAGATCATCGGCAGGCTCAAAGAAGGTATGGTTTCAGGTAATATCTATAAAATGCTGAAAAAGATAGATGCTGTGGAAGATACACTTCATGCTACTGGTTCAAACTGGATGCCCTCGATCCTGGTGGATAATGTCCATGTGGCTATATAG